The Prosthecobacter dejongeii genome window below encodes:
- a CDS encoding AAA family ATPase — MVDLEHIRGLPPYLQERIIGQDHVIPRVVPIIQNGELGLSDPGRPKGTFLFLGPTGVGKTEITLLLCEYIFKDVGKHCIRLDMSEYQNQESLGLLLGQGEHSRGNMGRFYDRAEGRGIILFDEIEKAHPRVLDIFLQVLDAGRITVANGETLNLCNFYIVATSNIGADALMELKNSPMATIERFIEDLAAAELRPEVLARFNVRCVFQKLGYSAQKQIASIMLNKELKNLRNKGYELTAGHGVIDLLVSQGVEPRLGVRRMRTTAESNCRHAVREALMAGRSTSGTLIAENGHLVIHP, encoded by the coding sequence ATGGTTGACCTTGAGCACATCCGCGGCTTACCGCCTTATCTCCAGGAGCGCATCATCGGGCAGGACCATGTCATCCCAAGGGTGGTCCCCATCATCCAAAACGGAGAGCTAGGTCTAAGTGACCCAGGGCGACCTAAAGGCACCTTTTTGTTCCTGGGGCCGACGGGAGTAGGCAAGACAGAAATCACCCTTCTGCTGTGCGAATACATCTTTAAAGATGTGGGCAAACACTGCATTCGCCTGGACATGTCTGAATACCAGAACCAGGAATCTCTAGGCTTATTGTTAGGCCAAGGTGAGCATAGCCGAGGCAACATGGGGCGTTTTTATGACCGGGCTGAAGGGCGCGGCATCATTTTGTTTGATGAAATTGAAAAGGCTCATCCACGGGTGCTCGATATTTTCCTCCAGGTGCTGGATGCAGGCCGCATCACCGTGGCCAATGGCGAGACTCTGAACCTGTGTAATTTCTACATCGTCGCCACTTCCAACATCGGGGCAGACGCCCTCATGGAACTGAAAAACAGTCCCATGGCTACCATCGAGCGTTTTATCGAAGATCTGGCCGCTGCCGAATTGAGACCTGAAGTTCTCGCGCGTTTTAATGTGCGCTGCGTTTTCCAAAAGCTCGGCTACAGCGCTCAAAAACAAATCGCCAGCATCATGCTCAACAAAGAGCTGAAAAACCTACGCAACAAAGGTTATGAACTCACCGCCGGTCATGGTGTCATCGACCTCCTCGTTTCCCAAGGGGTCGAACCACGCTTGGGCGTACGCCGCATGAGAACCACGGCCGAAAGCAACTGCCGCCATGCGGTACGTGAGGCCCTCATGGCTGGGCGGTCCACCTCTGGAACCCTCATCGCAGAAAATGGGCATCTGGTCATCCATCCTTGA
- a CDS encoding TrbI/VirB10 family protein produces the protein MTKYLQKTGVQMGLLAVVLGIAGVAFYLTKKQPAPVNAAPASAGPQAQVALQDKTVALGEKRTATVGSGQQVDKLVIAPKKPQAPTLIPTTTTQKKSQKAPPFPKLVHVTNTVQEPHVPKEPKLFAPRGLLIKAALVITVDSSSLETPVLALVTEDIYWNKRLIVPAGTQVQAKAGKGRTRDRIEVTGGFTFVWADGREYTISGIALDHERLADGSYSITDGSAGIRGQIIQNDQYAELKILVAEALEGIMNNKQDQFQSVYGLVPQNNSRNAALGGGAQTASAYSGMLTKKLEQDLDFVRVGAGTQFYIYTQDVFEPELASIAGLKQGNKAASSWQLAEEAYNRAQTEASAASDEATKVAEATRKAEEQKRTAERAARVSSLVSDDESDADTADTSTPSSTTP, from the coding sequence ATGACCAAGTATCTCCAAAAAACCGGCGTGCAGATGGGCCTCTTGGCTGTCGTCCTCGGCATTGCGGGTGTGGCTTTTTACCTCACCAAAAAGCAACCCGCGCCTGTCAATGCTGCTCCCGCCTCAGCAGGGCCTCAGGCCCAAGTCGCCCTCCAGGACAAAACCGTGGCCCTGGGCGAAAAGCGCACCGCAACGGTAGGCAGCGGCCAGCAGGTGGACAAACTTGTGATCGCGCCCAAAAAACCCCAGGCTCCCACGCTGATCCCCACAACGACCACCCAAAAGAAATCCCAAAAAGCCCCGCCTTTTCCCAAATTGGTCCATGTCACCAACACGGTCCAAGAACCCCACGTCCCGAAGGAACCGAAGCTCTTTGCCCCACGTGGCCTGCTCATCAAGGCAGCCCTCGTCATCACGGTGGATTCTTCATCGCTTGAGACACCCGTGCTCGCCCTGGTCACGGAAGACATTTATTGGAACAAACGCCTCATCGTTCCTGCAGGCACTCAGGTTCAAGCTAAGGCGGGAAAAGGCAGAACGCGCGACCGCATCGAAGTCACGGGGGGATTCACCTTCGTCTGGGCAGATGGTCGTGAATACACCATTAGCGGCATCGCATTGGATCATGAACGCCTTGCAGACGGCAGCTACTCCATCACCGACGGCTCCGCTGGCATTCGTGGCCAGATCATTCAAAACGACCAATATGCTGAGCTGAAAATCTTGGTCGCTGAGGCTCTCGAAGGCATCATGAACAACAAGCAAGACCAGTTTCAATCCGTCTATGGTCTGGTCCCACAAAACAACAGTCGAAATGCGGCACTCGGCGGCGGGGCACAGACGGCGTCTGCCTACTCAGGCATGCTCACGAAGAAGCTGGAGCAGGACCTAGACTTCGTCCGCGTCGGCGCTGGCACGCAATTTTACATTTACACCCAGGATGTCTTCGAGCCTGAGTTAGCCAGCATCGCCGGACTCAAGCAAGGCAACAAAGCCGCCTCCAGCTGGCAGCTAGCTGAAGAAGCCTACAACCGCGCCCAGACGGAGGCGAGCGCCGCCTCTGACGAAGCCACCAAAGTCGCCGAAGCCACCCGCAAGGCCGAAGAACAAAAACGCACGGCTGAACGCGCCGCGCGAGTCAGCAGCCTCGTGTCAGACGATGAATCTGACGCAGACACGGCTGATACCTCCACTCCTTCCAGCACCACGCCATGA
- a CDS encoding TraG/VirB4 family ATPase: protein MNSYLDEDLIIYRGLARGGAIGKGYNVEMPDTENTDASWLMSLEDNLRVLLRMIRPELRMQVSWSVDSDYRKELERYRQNTEELPQDRWSTRQREERYNRYDKKIRDHQLRREHLQFYFTSKIQNKTMGGGRQYYEEILQAAKREQSELEETLRQQLGSLGGRISPMDNMEHFEAFYRYFNPSAFENEALKLEDIYDPSKTVCEMCFNSDAAPYGMGTSTFKMDGFYQGICVMKTLPKFTYIGMMRLLTQMDILDYQIVANIEAGDVEKDRVATESKVARLERGKITPSLEATLMKLRTRIRRLTTNEVVPYRMHLIVRVWDRNPDNCASKLSAIKNSILKLGGAQAYEPTLPTSVRNYWQLCMPGWTWANYNDFKLYVEDVNLADLLPVSSTPTGDLAEAEAIYDGPRGALVGATTFVGVKGAMRPEHGIMFGASGAGKSVFTIDLLTQTAPYYDYTAIVEEGLSYNLFTRLYGCKPIIVQPNGNLTFNYFDTRGLPLTSDQLGGATAIAHLMAGPPPDIDKDRIRQALLSKQIERIYVDQFETWASRNSEGRFEAARRVNVASEWRRRKMPPGTVLADAWLDFSAEMLEGNSEAHEINRLVLDPGIVEDYLNNPGNQWDLMSLAYTLMKAEDMPTHSQFVELLNLESRQRRAHEDLGLLRMLLEPWSRTGRYGAILDGVNNVDLSGKVVHFELSYIPESAKELRTVAAFLITNDLRKEIMSRPRSTRKRVILEELSAFLAMPDGDRITREYYERMRKYSCWVFSIIQQFQRIKDHPVRSSVVGNSRIMFMLKQPDQRDVESMSEGFRIPSITKKQVTSFPDPSEMKTDPYGSFVYYHEATGRPRIAIGRHQASKEMILASATSGEAFERQNEQLKEFGGDAYKMILSQAKSKA from the coding sequence GTGAATTCTTACCTCGACGAGGACCTCATCATCTATCGCGGCCTCGCCCGCGGAGGTGCCATCGGCAAAGGGTATAACGTGGAGATGCCCGACACGGAAAACACGGATGCGTCTTGGCTCATGTCCCTCGAGGATAACCTGCGAGTGCTCCTGCGCATGATCCGCCCAGAACTGCGCATGCAAGTCTCCTGGAGCGTGGACAGCGACTACCGCAAGGAACTGGAGCGCTACCGCCAGAATACCGAAGAACTCCCTCAGGACCGCTGGTCCACCCGGCAGCGCGAGGAACGCTACAATCGTTACGATAAAAAGATCCGCGACCACCAACTGAGGCGGGAACATCTTCAATTTTACTTCACCTCCAAAATCCAAAACAAGACCATGGGTGGTGGCAGGCAGTACTACGAAGAGATCCTGCAAGCCGCCAAACGTGAACAATCGGAGTTGGAAGAAACGCTGCGCCAGCAGCTTGGCAGCCTCGGAGGCCGAATCTCCCCCATGGATAACATGGAGCATTTCGAGGCCTTTTATCGTTATTTCAATCCCAGCGCTTTCGAGAATGAAGCCTTGAAGCTGGAGGACATTTACGATCCATCCAAGACCGTTTGTGAGATGTGCTTCAACAGTGATGCCGCCCCTTATGGGATGGGCACATCCACCTTCAAGATGGACGGTTTTTACCAGGGCATCTGCGTCATGAAGACGCTGCCTAAGTTCACCTACATCGGCATGATGCGTCTGCTCACACAGATGGACATCCTGGATTACCAGATCGTCGCCAACATCGAAGCTGGGGATGTAGAAAAAGACCGCGTCGCCACGGAAAGTAAAGTGGCGCGGCTGGAGCGGGGTAAGATCACCCCCTCTCTGGAGGCCACTCTGATGAAGCTGCGCACCCGTATCCGCCGCCTCACCACGAACGAAGTCGTCCCTTACCGCATGCACCTCATTGTGCGGGTGTGGGACCGCAATCCAGACAACTGCGCCAGCAAACTCTCCGCCATTAAAAACTCCATCCTGAAGCTGGGTGGGGCGCAGGCCTATGAACCCACCCTCCCCACCAGCGTGCGGAATTACTGGCAGCTCTGCATGCCCGGCTGGACGTGGGCGAACTACAACGACTTCAAACTTTACGTCGAAGACGTCAACTTAGCAGATCTACTGCCGGTCTCCAGCACCCCCACGGGTGACTTGGCAGAGGCCGAAGCCATCTATGATGGACCACGGGGAGCCCTCGTCGGTGCCACCACCTTCGTCGGCGTCAAAGGTGCCATGCGGCCAGAACACGGCATCATGTTTGGCGCCTCGGGTGCTGGCAAATCGGTGTTCACCATTGACCTTCTCACCCAAACGGCTCCGTATTACGACTATACCGCCATCGTTGAAGAAGGCCTTTCGTATAACCTCTTCACACGCCTATACGGGTGCAAGCCCATCATCGTTCAGCCGAACGGGAACCTGACATTCAATTACTTTGACACACGCGGCCTGCCCCTCACCTCTGATCAACTTGGTGGGGCCACAGCCATCGCCCATCTTATGGCGGGTCCACCGCCAGACATAGATAAGGATCGCATCCGCCAAGCCCTGCTCTCCAAGCAGATCGAGCGCATCTACGTGGATCAGTTTGAGACCTGGGCCAGCCGCAATAGCGAAGGCCGTTTTGAAGCTGCACGTCGTGTCAATGTCGCCTCCGAATGGCGTCGGCGTAAAATGCCGCCGGGCACCGTCTTAGCCGATGCTTGGCTGGACTTCAGTGCGGAAATGCTGGAAGGCAATTCCGAGGCCCATGAAATCAATCGCCTCGTCCTCGATCCAGGCATTGTCGAAGATTACCTCAACAATCCCGGCAACCAGTGGGACTTGATGAGCCTCGCCTACACTTTGATGAAAGCGGAGGACATGCCCACTCACAGTCAGTTCGTCGAGCTACTGAATCTGGAAAGCCGCCAACGTCGCGCTCACGAAGACTTGGGGTTGTTACGCATGCTGTTAGAACCCTGGAGCCGCACAGGTCGCTATGGAGCCATCTTGGATGGGGTGAACAACGTGGACCTCAGCGGCAAGGTCGTTCATTTTGAGCTCTCTTACATTCCCGAATCTGCCAAAGAACTGCGCACCGTGGCAGCCTTCTTGATCACGAATGATCTGCGGAAGGAGATCATGAGCCGCCCGCGCTCCACCCGTAAACGTGTTATTCTGGAAGAGCTCTCCGCCTTCCTGGCCATGCCAGACGGAGACCGCATCACCCGTGAGTATTACGAACGTATGCGTAAATACTCCTGCTGGGTCTTCTCCATCATCCAGCAGTTCCAGCGTATCAAGGACCACCCGGTACGCTCCTCCGTCGTGGGGAACTCACGCATCATGTTCATGCTCAAGCAGCCTGACCAGCGCGATGTCGAAAGCATGAGTGAAGGCTTCCGCATTCCTTCCATCACGAAAAAACAAGTCACGAGCTTCCCTGACCCCTCGGAAATGAAGACGGACCCATACGGTTCCTTTGTTTATTACCATGAGGCCACGGGCCGCCCGCGCATCGCCATCGGTCGTCATCAGGCCTCGAAGGAAATGATCCTCGCCTCCGCCACCTCTGGGGAGGCTTTCGAACGCCAGAACGAGCAGCTCAAAGAATTCGGCGGCGACGCCTACAAAATGATCCTCAGCCAAGCCAAGTCCAAAGCATGA
- a CDS encoding entericidin A/B family lipoprotein, which produces MKTSTKRLSLLVLAAGLFAILGTSCNTTRGLGRDVKKAGDKIERAAS; this is translated from the coding sequence ATGAAAACATCCACCAAACGTCTGTCTCTCCTCGTCCTTGCTGCTGGGCTTTTTGCGATTCTCGGCACCAGTTGCAACACCACCCGCGGTTTAGGCCGTGATGTCAAAAAAGCGGGCGACAAAATCGAACGCGCTGCCAGCTAG
- a CDS encoding serine/threonine-protein kinase produces the protein MDTPTPSGSGPVAAPQSAAVTSHTLYPGGSAEVDYDQTIKFKTPGSGMTVFNRYKLERVLGRGGMGVVWLADDLKLERPVALKFLPSLIGLDPAAVKELKTETRRGLELSHPHIVRIYDFVDDEDAAAISMEFVDGKTLSELRMGTEFGVFTVDDISRWLLGVCDALDYAHFQRKLIHRDLKPANIMLTSKEAVAKIADFGIARSLSDTMSRLSVANLGTSGTLPYMSPQQAMGERPQPTDDVYSLGATIYELLTGKPPFYRGDLPTQINSKIPPSVQERRTELEISCKESIPKVWEEAIAACLHKEPTLRPSCAGALAEMLGLKPATVTVRTGAYAAATAAANARSLSQKASSRAPLIAAAATVIVGAGAAAYFFVNSKPEAKQTPSAKATTSVVTTADAAKKGVTKAEDKGEPQKAATSAEPTLVKVTEAPTGSPSQPPATSAGTVPPAGLSQPAMPSPPAGYQPPTLTAAVPPVLGGMASTDPATVPNVAAVASNPTLTPSTQPPPALAMVGATPAPVLGTQIPVGGLAMTPDPATATQGALAATQPPAPAMPPLPPGFEVPPGGLVLTQPSLPEPTTGFWTLEQVFPVLPHASYSPKGKRYLLFRTQSLLKEKGLYTASVDGEEGKSTHNAIVLFQVRSGLQPNGLLDLPTLAALQLSAEVDKADWSPPSSGGGSGGTRRRTQTKEEPGFLQKTGDTLKRLNPFGK, from the coding sequence ATGGATACCCCCACTCCATCAGGCTCTGGCCCAGTGGCAGCCCCGCAGTCTGCGGCGGTCACGTCCCACACCCTCTATCCAGGTGGCAGTGCCGAGGTGGACTATGACCAAACCATCAAGTTCAAAACCCCGGGCAGTGGCATGACGGTGTTTAATCGTTACAAGCTGGAGCGCGTGCTTGGCCGTGGTGGTATGGGAGTCGTATGGCTAGCGGATGATTTGAAGCTGGAGCGTCCTGTGGCGCTGAAATTCCTACCGAGTCTCATCGGGCTGGATCCTGCGGCGGTGAAGGAGTTGAAGACGGAGACCCGGCGTGGCCTGGAGCTGTCTCACCCCCACATCGTCCGCATCTATGACTTTGTGGATGATGAGGATGCCGCTGCCATTTCCATGGAGTTTGTGGATGGCAAGACCCTGTCTGAATTGCGCATGGGCACTGAATTCGGTGTCTTCACCGTGGATGACATTTCCAGGTGGCTTTTAGGCGTGTGCGATGCGCTGGATTACGCGCATTTTCAGCGGAAACTCATTCACCGGGATCTCAAGCCGGCGAATATCATGCTCACCTCCAAAGAGGCTGTGGCAAAGATCGCCGACTTTGGCATTGCCCGCAGCCTTTCGGATACAATGAGCCGCCTGTCCGTAGCCAATCTGGGCACCAGTGGCACGCTGCCTTACATGAGCCCTCAGCAGGCCATGGGTGAGAGACCCCAGCCAACGGATGATGTGTACTCGCTGGGTGCGACGATCTACGAATTGCTCACAGGTAAACCGCCCTTTTATCGCGGGGATTTGCCCACTCAGATCAATTCTAAGATCCCACCTTCCGTCCAGGAACGTCGCACGGAATTGGAGATCAGTTGCAAGGAATCCATTCCGAAAGTGTGGGAAGAAGCCATCGCGGCTTGTCTGCATAAAGAGCCAACTCTACGCCCTAGTTGCGCCGGTGCTTTGGCGGAAATGCTCGGCCTGAAGCCTGCGACAGTCACCGTTCGCACCGGCGCCTATGCGGCTGCCACTGCCGCCGCAAATGCTCGCAGCCTGTCCCAAAAAGCAAGCAGCCGTGCACCGCTCATCGCTGCTGCGGCAACGGTGATCGTGGGGGCTGGAGCGGCAGCCTATTTCTTTGTCAATTCGAAGCCGGAGGCTAAGCAAACGCCGAGTGCAAAAGCCACCACATCCGTGGTAACGACTGCCGACGCGGCTAAGAAAGGCGTGACAAAGGCGGAAGATAAGGGCGAGCCTCAAAAAGCGGCCACCAGCGCGGAACCAACTTTGGTCAAAGTGACCGAGGCTCCTACTGGCTCTCCTTCTCAACCGCCAGCGACGAGCGCTGGCACAGTGCCGCCTGCTGGGCTTTCACAGCCAGCCATGCCCAGCCCTCCTGCAGGTTACCAGCCGCCCACGCTGACTGCTGCTGTACCGCCAGTTTTAGGGGGAATGGCTTCAACAGATCCTGCAACGGTACCGAATGTGGCTGCGGTGGCATCTAATCCTACTTTGACACCCTCCACCCAGCCTCCTCCAGCGCTGGCGATGGTAGGGGCTACTCCTGCCCCAGTTTTAGGAACTCAGATCCCCGTAGGCGGATTGGCGATGACACCGGATCCTGCCACAGCGACCCAAGGGGCCCTCGCAGCCACGCAGCCTCCTGCGCCAGCAATGCCTCCGTTGCCTCCAGGCTTTGAAGTTCCTCCGGGTGGATTAGTTCTCACCCAGCCTTCATTGCCTGAACCGACGACAGGTTTTTGGACCTTGGAGCAAGTTTTTCCCGTGCTTCCGCACGCTTCCTATTCACCGAAAGGAAAGCGTTACCTGCTGTTCCGCACCCAGTCTCTGCTGAAGGAAAAGGGGCTCTACACTGCTTCTGTGGATGGAGAAGAAGGCAAGAGCACTCACAATGCCATCGTGCTTTTCCAGGTCCGCAGTGGCTTGCAGCCGAACGGACTTTTGGATCTACCTACGCTCGCAGCACTTCAGCTTTCTGCAGAAGTGGACAAGGCAGATTGGAGTCCTCCTTCCAGCGGTGGGGGCTCAGGTGGCACGCGCCGGCGCACGCAGACTAAAGAAGAGCCAGGTTTCCTGCAAAAGACCGGAGATACGCTCAAGCGTCTGAACCCTTTTGGTAAGTAA
- a CDS encoding dienelactone hydrolase family protein has protein sequence MNGHSLSSVLFLAICAQLHTGCTTVKTLPAVTRRTESFLSEGHRIQVETFSPAKPGRYPGVIILHGSSGNVIGKGPLVDLSRELASQGKTAMLVHYFDRTGTVWSGDKAIHQHWRTWAKTVRDSVDFASTHPEVRADAIGIFGFSLGAYLAVSVAADDARIQAVAELSGGLFDEQKPRIKRLPPLLILHGLEDKRVPASRGYELQQMASRLGSKPEMKTYDGEGHVLSAEAIQDASQRTLVFFNQHLTKTSTK, from the coding sequence ATGAATGGTCATTCCCTCTCCTCTGTACTTTTCCTCGCTATCTGCGCCCAACTGCACACGGGCTGTACAACGGTGAAAACTTTGCCAGCGGTTACCAGACGCACGGAATCCTTTCTCAGCGAAGGCCACCGCATCCAGGTGGAGACTTTCTCCCCTGCGAAACCCGGCCGCTATCCAGGAGTAATCATCCTGCATGGCTCTTCAGGGAACGTCATTGGGAAAGGCCCTTTGGTGGACTTGAGCCGTGAGTTAGCCAGCCAGGGAAAAACGGCTATGCTGGTGCACTACTTTGACCGCACGGGCACAGTCTGGAGCGGTGACAAGGCCATCCACCAACACTGGCGCACCTGGGCGAAAACGGTTCGCGATAGCGTGGACTTTGCCAGCACTCACCCCGAAGTCAGGGCGGATGCCATCGGCATTTTCGGTTTTTCGCTGGGTGCTTATCTTGCCGTCTCCGTCGCTGCGGATGATGCGCGCATCCAGGCGGTGGCAGAACTGTCCGGCGGACTTTTTGATGAGCAAAAGCCACGCATCAAACGGCTGCCGCCTTTGCTCATCCTGCATGGGCTTGAGGATAAACGTGTCCCCGCAAGCCGCGGCTACGAACTCCAGCAAATGGCCAGCCGACTCGGGTCAAAACCCGAGATGAAAACTTATGATGGCGAAGGCCATGTACTGTCCGCTGAAGCCATCCAGGATGCCTCTCAGCGGACGCTGGTATTTTTCAATCAACACCTCACGAAGACTTCCACAAAGTAG
- a CDS encoding cyclic nucleotide-binding domain-containing protein encodes MPSLTPLLANFTPEELSLLSSFGDSRSYQPDEVVIRQGEENDHLYLVLKGKLDVFQDIEGMNKKVASLEAGDSLGEVSVFDPGPASATVSAATETEVWLITRNSLDRLHSANPKVAYRLLSRITTCLSKRLRQMNDKVVDLVNR; translated from the coding sequence ATGCCCTCGCTCACACCCCTCCTTGCCAATTTCACCCCTGAAGAACTTAGCCTTTTGTCCAGCTTTGGAGATTCACGTTCTTACCAGCCGGATGAGGTGGTGATTCGCCAGGGGGAGGAGAATGATCACCTTTATTTGGTGTTAAAGGGGAAGCTGGATGTGTTCCAGGACATCGAAGGCATGAATAAAAAGGTGGCCTCATTGGAGGCGGGAGATTCTTTGGGAGAGGTAAGCGTTTTCGATCCCGGCCCTGCCAGTGCCACGGTCAGTGCGGCCACGGAAACGGAGGTGTGGTTGATCACCCGCAACAGCCTAGATCGTCTCCATTCTGCCAATCCCAAGGTGGCTTACCGTCTGCTAAGCCGCATCACCACCTGTCTGTCCAAACGTCTTCGCCAGATGAACGATAAAGTGGTGGATCTGGTCAACCGCTGA